Below is a window of Methanocaldococcus jannaschii DSM 2661 DNA.
AGAAAAGGGAAAATTTTCACAATAGAGGATATTAGGAGCAAAACTTTAGGAAAATTAGTTGAATTTGAAGGAATCATTGTTATGGCATCAAAAATAAGACCAATGCTTAAAAAAGCTTATTATATATGTCCAAAATGTGGAAGAGAAGTTGTTAGAGAAATAGATATCTTAAACACTGACTCTGAAAAAGCTGTTTGTGAATGTGGAGCTGAGTTAAACCTAATTGAGCATAAATCAATATATACTGACTTCCAAGAGATTAAAGTTCAACAGCCATTGGATTTAATGGAAAATCCTGAAGAGCCGCCAAAATACATAACTGTGTTCTTAGAAAACAGTCCTGGAATATATGCTGGAAGGGTGAAGATAACTGGCATCCCAATAAAAGTTAAGAAGAGTAAAAAGCTACCAATCTATGACATACATGTTAAAGCCCTACACTGTGAGGTTTTGGATGGGGAAGTAAAAATTAAATTAACAAATTCAGATATTGAAAATATTAAAAAAATAGCTAAAAGAAAAGATGTTGTTAATATACTTGCAGATAGATTAATTCCAGAGATTAAGGGGCATTCTGCAATAAAGAAGGCTGTCTTACTACAACAGATAAAGGGAGTTAAAAAACCTGGAAAGAGGGCTGATATTCATATATTATTAATCACAGACCCAGGAATTGGAAAAACAGTCATACTAAGAAAGATTGCTGAAATCCCAGGAAATTTATACGGTTCTGTTACTACCGCCACTGGTGTTGGGCTAACTGCCGCTGTTGTTAGGGAGAAGACAGAGATTGGTGAAGATACATGGGTTATTAAGCCAGGTTTGTTAGTTAAAGCCCACAAAGGAACTGCATGTATAGATGAGCTAACTGTTAATAAAGAACTGCAGAGCTATGTTTTGGAGGCTATGGAGAGTCAGACAATCCATATTAGTAAAGGAGGAATAAATGCAAAACTTCCAGCTGAATGTGCAATTTTAGCCGCTTGCAATCCAAGATGGGGAAGATTCAACCCAGAGGTTTCTGTAGCTGAGCAGATAAATATTCCAGCCCCATTATTGAGTAGATTTGACCTAATATTTCCAATTAGAGATGTTTCTGATAAGGATAAGGATAAAGATATCGCTGAATACATTGTAGATTTGCATAGAGCATATTTAGATGAGAAAATAAACAGGGAGATGGGTTTAGATTACCTTGAGGTTGATGGAGTTAAAATAGACAAGGAATTTATAATAAAATATATCTACTACGCAAGACAGAAAAAGCCGATAATTAGTGAAAAGGCTAAGGAATTATTTGTTAATTATTATGTAGAGATGAGAAAAAAACATCAGATAACTGCAAGGCAGTTAGAGGCTGCTATAAGGATTGCTGAAGCTCATGCAAAGGCAAAGTTAAAGGATGTTGTTGATGAGGAAGATGCAAAGGAGGCAATAAATATAATAACTGAATGCTTAAAAGAAATTGCCTATGACCCAGAGACTGGAATATTTGATGTTGATAAAATTTTAGGGGTGTCTAAGAAAGAGAGAGACAAATTAACAACCGTCTATGAGATAATTAAGGAGTTATCTGAAAAATCAGAACTTGTTGAACATGAAGATATAGCTGAAGAAGCAAAAAAGAAAGGTATTAAAGAGGATGAGTTGGAAAATATTAT
It encodes the following:
- a CDS encoding ATP-binding protein translates to MELRDEDLILEEVRDYLTAYLRNIHQEDIILDNERVVVDLNQLYNYGLMEFVEFLINNPQKGIDFIKECYNDAYYTLRNEYPTNVIIAVKNLPKIFKTTRKGKIFTIEDIRSKTLGKLVEFEGIIVMASKIRPMLKKAYYICPKCGREVVREIDILNTDSEKAVCECGAELNLIEHKSIYTDFQEIKVQQPLDLMENPEEPPKYITVFLENSPGIYAGRVKITGIPIKVKKSKKLPIYDIHVKALHCEVLDGEVKIKLTNSDIENIKKIAKRKDVVNILADRLIPEIKGHSAIKKAVLLQQIKGVKKPGKRADIHILLITDPGIGKTVILRKIAEIPGNLYGSVTTATGVGLTAAVVREKTEIGEDTWVIKPGLLVKAHKGTACIDELTVNKELQSYVLEAMESQTIHISKGGINAKLPAECAILAACNPRWGRFNPEVSVAEQINIPAPLLSRFDLIFPIRDVSDKDKDKDIAEYIVDLHRAYLDEKINREMGLDYLEVDGVKIDKEFIIKYIYYARQKKPIISEKAKELFVNYYVEMRKKHQITARQLEAAIRIAEAHAKAKLKDVVDEEDAKEAINIITECLKEIAYDPETGIFDVDKILGVSKKERDKLTTVYEIIKELSEKSELVEHEDIAEEAKKKGIKEDELENIIKKLIKYGDIDEPKPGRYRLL